In Phocoena sinus isolate mPhoSin1 chromosome 10, mPhoSin1.pri, whole genome shotgun sequence, a single genomic region encodes these proteins:
- the CPT1B gene encoding carnitine O-palmitoyltransferase 1, muscle isoform isoform X2, with protein sequence MAAEGTDVARGGAVGGRLAKDSLRQAMCPDAAPSRRRGSARSRDAERRAYQWCREYLGGAWRRVRPEELRVDPVSGGLSNLLFRCSLPDHLPRVGEEPREVLLRLYGAILQGVDSLVLESVMFAILAERSLGPQLYGVFPEGRLEQYIPSRPLKTHELREPVLSAAIATKMAQFHGMEMPFTKEPHWLFGTMERYLKQIQDLPTTGLPQMNLLEMYSLQDEMGSLRKLLDSTPSPVVFCHNDIQEGNILLLSEPENIDGLMLVDFEYSSYNYRGFDIGNHFCEWVYDYTHEEWPFYKAQPANYPTRGQQLHFIRHYLAEVKKGETISQEEQRKLEADLLAEANRYALASHFFWGLWSVLQASMSTIEFGYLEYAQSRFQFYFQQKGELTSFYPSS encoded by the exons atggcggctgagggGACAGATGTGGCCAGAGGCGGGGCTGTTGGAGGCCGCCTGGCCAAGGACAGCTTGCGGCAGGCTATGTGCCCCGACGCGGCCCCGAGCCGGAGGCGCGGTTCGGCGCGGTCGCGAGACGCCGAGCGCCGAGCCTACCAGTGGTGCCGGGAGTACTTGGGCGGGGCCTGGCGCCGAGTACGGCCGGAGGAGCTGAGGGTTGACCCCGTGAG CGGAGGCCTCAGTAACCTGCTCTTCCGCTGCTCGCTGCCTGACCACCTGCCCCGCGTTGGCGAGGAGCCCCGGGAGGTGCTGCTGCGGCTGTACGGGGCCATCCTGCAG GGAGTGGACTCCTTGGTCCTTGAAAGTGTAATGTTCGCCATCCTTGCAGAGCGGTCACTGGGGCCCCAGCTCTACGGAGTCTTTCCAGAGGGCCGGCTGGAACAGTACATCCCA AGCCGACCACTGAAGACGCATGAGCTTCGAGAGCCCGTGTTGTCCGCAGCCATCGCCACGAAGATGGCCCAGTTCCATGGCATGGAAATGCCTTTCACTAAGGAGCCCCACTGGCTATTTGGGACCATGGAGCG GTATTTAAAGCAGATCCAGGACCTACCCACCACTGGCCTCCCCCAGATGAACCTGCTGGAGATGTACAGCTTGCAGGACGAGATGGGCAGCCTCAG GAAGTTGCTAGACTCTACCCCATCACCAGTGGTCTTTTGCCACAATGACATCCAGGAAG GGAACATCTTACTGCTCTCAGAGCCAGAAAACATTGACGGCCTCATGCTGGTCGACTTCGAGTACAGCAGTTATAACTACAG GGGCTTTGACATTGGGAACCATTTTTGTGAGTGGGTTTACGATTACACTCATGAGGAGTGGCCTTTCTACAAAGCGCAGCCTGCAAACTACCCCACCCGGGGACAGCAG CTCCATTTTATTCGCCACTACCTGGCGGAGGTAAAGAAAGGTGAGACCATCTCCCAAGAGGAGCAGAGGAAACTGGAAGCAGATTTGCTGGCAGAGGCTAATAG GTATGCTCTGGCATCTCATTTCTTCTGGGGTCTCTGGTCCGTCCTCCAGGCATCCATGTCCACTATAGAATTTGGTTACTTG GAGTACGCCCAGTCTCGGTTCCAGTTCTACTTCCAGCAGAAGGGAGAGCTGACCAGCTTCTACCCCTCATCCTGA
- the CPT1B gene encoding carnitine O-palmitoyltransferase 1, muscle isoform isoform X3, with the protein MFAILAERSLGPQLYGVFPEGRLEQYIPSRPLKTHELREPVLSAAIATKMAQFHGMEMPFTKEPHWLFGTMERYLKQIQDLPTTGLPQMNLLEMYSLQDEMGSLRKLLDSTPSPVVFCHNDIQEGNILLLSEPENIDGLMLVDFEYSSYNYRGFDIGNHFCEWVYDYTHEEWPFYKAQPANYPTRGQQLHFIRHYLAEVKKGETISQEEQRKLEADLLAEANRYALASHFFWGLWSVLQASMSTIEFGYLEYAQSRFQFYFQQKGELTSFYPSS; encoded by the exons ATGTTCGCCATCCTTGCAGAGCGGTCACTGGGGCCCCAGCTCTACGGAGTCTTTCCAGAGGGCCGGCTGGAACAGTACATCCCA AGCCGACCACTGAAGACGCATGAGCTTCGAGAGCCCGTGTTGTCCGCAGCCATCGCCACGAAGATGGCCCAGTTCCATGGCATGGAAATGCCTTTCACTAAGGAGCCCCACTGGCTATTTGGGACCATGGAGCG GTATTTAAAGCAGATCCAGGACCTACCCACCACTGGCCTCCCCCAGATGAACCTGCTGGAGATGTACAGCTTGCAGGACGAGATGGGCAGCCTCAG GAAGTTGCTAGACTCTACCCCATCACCAGTGGTCTTTTGCCACAATGACATCCAGGAAG GGAACATCTTACTGCTCTCAGAGCCAGAAAACATTGACGGCCTCATGCTGGTCGACTTCGAGTACAGCAGTTATAACTACAG GGGCTTTGACATTGGGAACCATTTTTGTGAGTGGGTTTACGATTACACTCATGAGGAGTGGCCTTTCTACAAAGCGCAGCCTGCAAACTACCCCACCCGGGGACAGCAG CTCCATTTTATTCGCCACTACCTGGCGGAGGTAAAGAAAGGTGAGACCATCTCCCAAGAGGAGCAGAGGAAACTGGAAGCAGATTTGCTGGCAGAGGCTAATAG GTATGCTCTGGCATCTCATTTCTTCTGGGGTCTCTGGTCCGTCCTCCAGGCATCCATGTCCACTATAGAATTTGGTTACTTG GAGTACGCCCAGTCTCGGTTCCAGTTCTACTTCCAGCAGAAGGGAGAGCTGACCAGCTTCTACCCCTCATCCTGA
- the CPT1B gene encoding carnitine O-palmitoyltransferase 1, muscle isoform isoform X1, with protein MAEAHQAVAFQFTVTPEGVDFRLSREALKHIYLSGINSWKKRLIRIKNGILRGVYPGSPTSWLFVVMTTLGSSYCNVDISMGLVCFIQRWLPEGCGPYRSPQTRTLLSMAIFSTGVWMTGILFVRQTLKLLLSYHGWLFEMHGQTSHFTRVWAMCVRLLSGQRPMLYSFQTSLPKLPVPSVSATIHRYLESVQHLLDDEEYYRMEMLAKEFQEKTAPRLQKYLVLKSWWAANYVSDWWEEYVYLRGRTPLMVNSNYYVMDLVLVKNTDVQAARLGNIVHAMIMYRRKLDREEIKPVMALGIVPMCSYQMERMFNTTRIPGKDTDVLQHLTDSRHVAVYHKGRFFKLWLYEGSRLLKPRDLETQFQRILDDPSPPQPGEERLAALTAAGRVEWAQVRQAFFGSGKNKAALDAIERAAFFVALDEESHRYDPEDEASLSLYGKALLHGSCYNRWFDKSFTLIAFKNGQLGLNTEHAWADAPIIGHLWEFVLGTDSFDLGYSETGHCLGKPNPVLAPPQRLQWDIPEQCQAVIESSYQVAKALADDVELYCFQFLPFGKGLIKKCRTSPDAFVQIALQLAYFRDRGKFCLTYEASMTRMFREGRTETVRSCTCESTAFVQAMVQGRHLKADLRDLFRKAAEKHQNACRLAMTGAGIDRHLFCLYVVSKFLGVSSPFLAEVLSEPWRLSTSQTAQFQIRMFDPNKYPNHLGAGGGFGPVANDGYGVSYMIAGENTIFFHVSSKFSSSETNAQRFGNHIRQALLDIADLFQVPKADS; from the exons ATGGCGGAAGCGCACCAGGCTGTGGCCTTCCAGTTCACGGTGACGCCAGAGGGGGTCGACTTCCGGCTCAGTCGGGAGGCCCTAAAACACATCTACCTGTCCGGCATAAACTCCTGGAAGAAACGCCTGATTCGCATCAAG AATGGCATCCTCAGGGGTGTGTACCCTGGCAGCCCCACCAGCTGGCTGTTCGTCGTCATGACGACACTGGGTTCCTCCTACTGCAACGTGGACATCTCCATGGGGCTGGTCTGTTTTATCCAGAGATGGCTTCCTGAGGG ATGTGGCCCCTACCGGAGCCCACAGACGCGGACACTTCTCAGCATGGCCATCTTCTCCACGGGGGTCTGGATGACGGGCATCCTCTTCGTCCGCCAAACCCTGAAACTGCTGCTTTCCTACCACGGTTGGCTGTTTGAGATGCACGGCCAGACCAGCCACTTCACCAGAGTCTGGGCT ATGTGTGTCCGCCTTCTGTCCGGCCAGCGGCCCATGCTCTACAGCTTCCAGACATCTCTGCCCAAGTTGCCCGTGCCCAGCGTGTCAGCCACGATTCATCGG TACCTAGAATCCGTGCAACACTTATTGGATGACGAGGAATATTACCGAATGGAGATGCTGGCCAAGGAATTCCAGGAGAAGACTGCCCCCAGGCTGCAGAAGTACCTGGTACTCAAGTCATGGTGGGCAGCCAATTAT GTGAGCGACTGGTGGGAAGAGTATGTCTACCTTCGAGGCAGGACTCCCCTCATGGTGAACAGCAACTATTATGTCATG GACTTAGTGCTCGTCAAGAACACAGACGTGCAGGCAGCCCGCCTGGGAAACATTGTCCACGCCATGATCATGTATCGCCGTAAACTTGACCGTGAAGAGATCAAGCCT GTGATGGCACTGGGCATCGTGCCCATGTGCTCCTACCAGATGGAGAGGATGTTCAACACCACCCGGATCCCAGGGAAGGACACAG ACGTACTGCAGCACCTCACAGACAGCAGGCACGTAGCCGTCTACCACAAGGGCCGCTTCTTCAAGTTGTGGCTCTATGAGGGCTCCCGCCTGCTCAAGCCTCGGGACCTGGAGACGCAGTTCCAGAGGATCCTGGatgacccctccccaccccagcctggggaGGAGAGACTGGCGGCCCTCACCGCAGCGGGAAG AGTGGAGTGGGCTCAGGTACGCCAGGCCTTCTTCGGCTCCGGCAAGAACAAGGCCGCCCTGGATGCCATCGAGCGCGCTGCTTTCTTTGTGGCTCTGGATGAGGAGTCTCACCGCTATGACCCCGAAGACGAGGCCAGCCTCAGCCTCTACGGCAAGGCCTTGCTGCACGGCAGCTGCTACAACAG GTGGTTCGACAAGTCCTTCACTCTCATCGCTTTCAAGAACGGCCAGCTGGGCCTCAACACAGAACACGCGTGGGCAGACGCCCCTATCATAGGGCACCTCTGGGAG TTTGTCCTGGGCACCGACAGCTTCGACCTGGGCTACTCAGAGACTGGGCACTGTCTGGGCAAACCCAACCCTGTGCTGGCCCCCCCTCAGCGGCTGCAGTGGGACATTCCTGAGCAG TGCCAGGCAGTCATCGAGAGCTCCTACCAGGTGGCCAAGGCGCTGGCTGACGACGTGGAATTGTACTGCTTCCAGTTCTTGCCCTTTGGCAAAGGCCTCATCAAGAAGTGCCGGACCAGCCCTGACGCCTTCGTGCAGATCGCCCTGCAGCTGGCATACTTCCGG GACAGAGGCAAGTTCTGCCTGACCTATGAAGCCTCGATGACCAGGATGTTCCGGGAGGGACGGACAGAGACCGTACGTTCCTGCACCTGCGAGTCCACGGCCTTTGTTCAGGCCATGGTGCAGGGGCGCCACCTG AAAGCAGACCTCCGAGATCTGTTCCGGAAAGCGGCTGAGAAGCACCAGAATGCGTGCCGCCTGGCCATGACCGGGGCTGGCATTGACAGGCACCTCTTCTGCCTTTACGTGGTTTCCAAGTTCCTGGGGGTCAGCTCCCCTTTCCTGGCTGAG GTGCTCTCAGAACCCTGGCGCCTCTCTACCAGCCAAACTGCTCAATTCCAGATCCGCATGTTTGACCCAAACAAGTACCCCAATCACCTGGGTGCTGGCGGTGGCTTTGGCCCT GTAGCTAATGATGGCTACGGGGTTTCCTACATGATCGCGGGTGAGAACACCATCTTCTTCCACGTCTCCAGCAAGTTCTCAAGCTCAGAGACA AATGCCCAGCGCTTTGGGAACCACATCCGCCAAGCTCTGCTGGACATCGCTGATCTTTTCCAAGTTCCCAAGGCTGACAGCTGA